A window of the Negativicutes bacterium genome harbors these coding sequences:
- a CDS encoding AbrB/MazE/SpoVT family DNA-binding domain-containing protein has product MKATGIVRRIDELGRIVIPMELRRTLHISERDALEIFTEEDTIILKKFSASCALCGQEGELLRFKDKHICSNCLKELTELH; this is encoded by the coding sequence ATGAAAGCTACCGGTATTGTGAGAAGAATAGATGAATTAGGACGTATCGTGATTCCCATGGAATTACGCAGAACATTACACATCAGTGAGCGTGATGCTTTGGAAATTTTCACCGAAGAAGACACCATCATCCTGAAAAAGTTTTCCGCCAGCTGCGCGCTTTGCGGGCAGGAAGGAGAACTCCTTCGCTTCAAGGACAAGCATATCTGCTCCAACTGCTTAAAAGAGCTGACAGAATTACACTAA
- a CDS encoding ABC-F family ATP-binding cassette domain-containing protein gives MSLIAVNNLAKYYGSTKIFERATFDVNAGDRIGLVGRNGTGKTTLLRIITGELEADGDDSTLITKAAGCSLGWLRQQDELGGDIRLWASMRSVFAQLDELEQRMRNLEQEMAQPQVYRNQEKLAEINDRYTRALNEFETNGGYTCDSQIRAILFGLGFLESDFSLPLDSLSGGQRMRAALARVLLQNPDLLLLDEPTNHLDIAAVEWLEEYLRTYKGAVMAVSHDRYFLDRVVSRIFEIESQTLSIYRGNYSAFVHQKKENLRRQGDIYRQTEEERKKLRRFIDKFQYGTKATMAKSKAKMLARLDPIEAPKAAAAGMKLQFKPRFKSANRVIILENLEKTYDRRLFGPLNLTVYRGERIALVGPNGTGKSTLLSILTGFVEPSAGEVRWGVGAEWSYYRQSLDDLEETNTVLEEILAAGERMTNEEARTILGRFLIIGEEVTKQVSTLSGGERSRVMLAKLFVQGANCLLLDEPTNHLDIAAKEALEEALQTFPGTLIFVSHDRYFIDQVAEKIWEMQDGHFRVVEGGWTGYTELLTKEKAALNQVQTVTVQQEKQEDKQNREEQRLRKQLERQIMEAEQTLEALEKEKTGLEWTMAEPDFVKRKERQDLLRRYAALSPLIEAAYTEWEKRCNALQTCLKEK, from the coding sequence TTGAGTTTGATCGCCGTCAATAATCTGGCAAAATATTATGGCAGCACGAAGATTTTCGAGCGGGCAACTTTTGATGTCAATGCCGGCGACCGCATCGGTCTGGTAGGCCGTAATGGTACGGGGAAAACCACTTTGCTGCGGATCATTACCGGTGAGCTGGAAGCGGATGGGGATGACAGTACCTTGATAACCAAAGCAGCCGGCTGCAGTTTAGGCTGGCTGCGTCAGCAGGACGAATTAGGCGGAGACATCCGGTTATGGGCATCCATGCGTTCTGTATTTGCTCAGCTGGATGAACTGGAACAGCGCATGCGCAATCTGGAACAGGAGATGGCCCAACCGCAAGTATACCGAAACCAAGAGAAACTGGCGGAAATCAATGACCGTTATACCAGAGCGCTGAATGAATTTGAAACCAATGGCGGCTATACTTGTGACAGTCAGATCCGTGCCATCCTTTTTGGACTCGGCTTTCTCGAAAGCGATTTTAGCCTGCCGCTCGATTCTTTATCGGGCGGTCAAAGGATGCGTGCCGCTTTGGCCCGTGTTTTGCTGCAGAACCCGGACCTGCTCCTATTGGATGAACCGACCAATCACCTGGACATCGCGGCAGTCGAATGGCTGGAAGAGTATCTGCGTACCTATAAGGGTGCCGTGATGGCAGTTTCACATGACCGTTATTTTCTGGACCGCGTGGTCAGCCGTATTTTTGAGATCGAATCTCAGACCCTATCCATCTACCGTGGCAATTACAGCGCCTTCGTTCATCAAAAAAAAGAAAATCTGCGGCGTCAGGGAGATATTTATCGGCAAACGGAAGAAGAGCGAAAAAAGCTGCGGCGGTTTATCGATAAATTCCAATATGGCACCAAAGCGACGATGGCAAAAAGCAAGGCAAAAATGCTGGCGCGTCTCGACCCCATTGAAGCGCCCAAAGCGGCGGCAGCCGGTATGAAACTGCAGTTCAAACCGCGTTTTAAGAGCGCCAATCGGGTGATCATCCTGGAGAATCTGGAAAAAACCTATGACCGCCGTCTGTTTGGGCCGCTCAATCTGACGGTTTACCGCGGTGAGCGGATTGCGCTGGTCGGACCGAACGGCACAGGGAAAAGCACGCTGCTTTCTATTTTGACCGGATTTGTTGAGCCTTCGGCCGGGGAAGTGCGTTGGGGTGTGGGTGCAGAGTGGAGCTACTATCGACAGAGCCTGGATGATCTGGAAGAGACCAATACGGTGCTGGAAGAGATACTGGCGGCCGGCGAGCGAATGACAAATGAAGAAGCCAGAACGATTTTAGGGCGTTTTTTAATCATCGGAGAAGAAGTTACGAAGCAGGTCAGCACGCTCAGCGGCGGAGAACGCAGCCGGGTGATGTTGGCCAAGTTATTTGTGCAGGGTGCCAATTGTTTGTTGCTGGATGAACCAACCAATCACCTGGATATCGCAGCCAAAGAAGCTCTGGAAGAAGCGCTGCAAACCTTCCCCGGAACGCTGATTTTTGTCTCCCATGACCGTTATTTTATCGATCAGGTCGCGGAAAAAATCTGGGAAATGCAAGACGGTCATTTTCGCGTCGTGGAAGGCGGCTGGACCGGTTATACAGAACTCCTGACGAAAGAAAAAGCAGCGCTGAATCAGGTGCAAACGGTAACTGTTCAACAGGAGAAGCAGGAAGACAAACAAAACAGGGAGGAACAGCGCCTGCGCAAACAGTTAGAGAGGCAGATCATGGAAGCCGAACAAACGTTGGAAGCCCTGGAGAAAGAGAAGACCGGTTTGGAATGGACCATGGCAGAACCTGATTTTGTCAAACGAAAGGAACGTCAGGACCTTTTACGCCGGTATGCCGCATTGTCCCCCCTGATCGAAGCAGCCTATACTGAATGGGAAAAGCGATGCAATGCTTTGCAGACCTGCCTGAAAGAAAAATGA
- a CDS encoding tRNA 2-thiocytidine biosynthesis TtcA family protein: MQPLQRQLPKNYSSPIWRAIMEFEMLQPNDRVMVGLSGGKDSSFLLYALWVIQQHSLIPFELAAVTIDPGFSELSPRPALQELCDAMAIPFFFEALPQMKDVIFTQDHRQSPCARCAFFRRGAINRIAAANGYHKLALGHHHDDAVETFLMSILYSGQITTFTPVTAQERAGLTIIRPLIYLREKEIRAARRFFPFEPISSCCPRDGSSTRAAVKILIRQLSKENSSVYENLGAAMRSAPERAVLWPRPIHRLQMKERYLQATAWHRLQAEEANNQKNALKAKQAEQTPEKQISVVDQPIKNDDE; the protein is encoded by the coding sequence ATGCAACCGTTGCAACGACAGCTGCCGAAAAATTATAGCAGTCCTATTTGGCGGGCCATCATGGAATTTGAGATGCTGCAACCGAATGACAGAGTGATGGTGGGACTTTCCGGTGGGAAAGACTCCAGCTTCTTGTTGTACGCGCTTTGGGTGATCCAACAGCATTCGTTGATTCCGTTCGAGTTGGCAGCGGTTACGATCGATCCGGGTTTTTCTGAGCTGTCTCCTCGGCCTGCCCTGCAGGAATTGTGCGATGCCATGGCAATTCCTTTTTTCTTTGAAGCGCTGCCGCAGATGAAAGATGTTATTTTTACGCAAGACCATCGGCAGAGCCCCTGTGCGCGCTGCGCCTTTTTTCGCCGTGGAGCGATCAACCGGATTGCCGCTGCCAATGGTTATCATAAACTGGCACTCGGACATCACCATGACGATGCGGTGGAAACCTTCTTGATGAGTATTCTCTATTCCGGTCAAATCACTACATTTACGCCGGTTACCGCACAGGAACGAGCCGGTTTGACGATCATTCGTCCGCTGATCTATCTGAGAGAGAAGGAGATTCGGGCTGCCAGGCGATTTTTCCCCTTCGAACCGATTTCCAGCTGCTGCCCCCGCGACGGCAGCAGCACCAGAGCTGCGGTCAAAATTTTGATCCGGCAGCTGAGCAAAGAAAACAGTTCTGTCTATGAAAACTTAGGCGCCGCCATGCGGTCCGCACCGGAGCGGGCAGTCTTATGGCCCCGCCCGATTCATCGCTTGCAGATGAAAGAGCGCTATCTGCAAGCGACAGCCTGGCATCGCTTGCAAGCGGAAGAAGCAAACAATCAGAAAAATGCGCTGAAAGCAAAGCAAGCGGAGCAGACACCCGAAAAACAGATCAGCGTCGTTGATCAGCCAATTAAAAATGACGATGAATAA
- a CDS encoding tRNA1(Val) (adenine(37)-N6)-methyltransferase produces MTEQALPFLLPGERLDQLNRTGLRIIQHPGRFCFGMDAVLLASLVSLKAGATVCDFGTGSGVIPLLLSSRMADLWITGLEIQSEMADMANRSIRCNSLQDRITILQADFCAAAAITGKRKFDLVISNPPFKAVKDGLLNPARAQAIARHELYGGMDELLQSAAAVLKPLGRLALIYRPQRLVALLSGMAAVGIEPKRLRLIQSKLDQKPNLVFVEGVLQGKPGLLVEPTLIIYGTDGAYTKEILQCYEMSEQAGPFFC; encoded by the coding sequence ATGACGGAGCAAGCACTGCCATTCCTGCTGCCGGGAGAGCGCCTGGATCAATTGAATCGGACCGGACTTCGCATTATCCAGCATCCGGGACGGTTCTGTTTTGGTATGGATGCCGTGCTGCTGGCGAGTCTGGTCAGTCTGAAAGCGGGAGCAACCGTTTGTGATTTCGGAACAGGCAGCGGTGTAATTCCTCTCTTATTAAGCAGCCGGATGGCTGATCTTTGGATCACAGGATTGGAAATTCAAAGCGAGATGGCGGACATGGCCAACCGATCGATCCGCTGTAATTCACTGCAGGATCGTATCACCATTCTGCAGGCTGATTTTTGTGCAGCTGCCGCCATAACGGGCAAGCGAAAATTCGATCTGGTGATCAGCAATCCTCCCTTTAAAGCGGTGAAAGACGGCTTGCTCAATCCGGCTCGGGCGCAGGCGATTGCGCGTCATGAGCTATACGGCGGCATGGACGAGCTGCTGCAGTCGGCGGCCGCGGTATTAAAACCGCTGGGACGCCTGGCTCTCATCTATCGGCCCCAACGTTTGGTGGCTTTGCTGAGCGGTATGGCAGCCGTTGGTATTGAACCGAAGCGTTTGCGCCTGATTCAATCCAAACTCGATCAAAAACCGAATCTCGTTTTTGTCGAGGGCGTTTTGCAGGGGAAGCCGGGGCTGCTTGTGGAACCGACACTGATCATTTATGGAACAGACGGGGCCTATACAAAGGAAATCTTGCAGTGTTATGAAATGAGCGAACAGGCAGGACCCTTTTTTTGCTGA
- a CDS encoding stage 0 sporulation family protein, protein MPIVVGVRFKSAGKIYYFDPLEMVFSAGDSVIVETARGVEMGEIVLERRSVEENQAVLPLKPIIRKAGEHDLQQWRDLREEEKKALRICQEKVKAHGLEMKLVDVEYTFDRGKLTFYFTADGRVDFRELVRDLASVFHTRIELRQIGVRDEAKAMGGLGTCGRSICCATFLGDFVPVSIRMAKEQNISLNPAKISGICGRLLCCLKYESEGYGMGGLEVPEVGSKVGTTMGEGIVTHIRTNKGVVRVKLAETNQESEFSLDEIVLIEKNSGCHCSQCNQCKKQPEEEPQGNKGSRQ, encoded by the coding sequence ATGCCCATAGTGGTAGGTGTGCGCTTCAAAAGCGCCGGTAAAATATACTATTTTGATCCTTTGGAGATGGTTTTTTCCGCAGGGGATAGCGTCATAGTGGAAACCGCCCGCGGGGTGGAAATGGGTGAGATTGTCCTGGAACGCCGCAGTGTGGAAGAAAATCAGGCGGTGCTGCCTTTGAAACCAATCATCCGCAAAGCCGGCGAACACGATCTGCAACAATGGCGCGATCTGCGCGAAGAAGAAAAAAAAGCGCTGCGGATCTGTCAGGAAAAAGTGAAAGCGCACGGCTTGGAAATGAAACTGGTCGATGTGGAATATACCTTTGACCGCGGTAAACTGACCTTCTATTTTACAGCGGACGGGCGGGTGGATTTCAGAGAATTGGTGCGCGATTTAGCATCCGTTTTCCATACCAGAATCGAATTGCGTCAGATCGGTGTGCGGGATGAAGCCAAAGCCATGGGCGGCTTGGGAACCTGCGGCCGTTCGATTTGCTGTGCGACTTTTTTAGGCGATTTTGTCCCGGTTTCCATTCGTATGGCCAAAGAGCAGAATATTTCACTGAATCCGGCTAAAATTTCCGGAATCTGCGGCAGACTGCTCTGCTGTTTAAAATACGAATCGGAAGGTTATGGCATGGGTGGTTTGGAGGTACCGGAAGTGGGCAGTAAAGTCGGGACCACAATGGGAGAAGGGATCGTGACCCATATTCGCACCAACAAGGGGGTTGTCCGTGTCAAGTTGGCGGAAACCAATCAGGAAAGCGAATTTTCCCTGGATGAAATCGTCCTGATCGAAAAGAACAGCGGCTGCCATTGCAGCCAATGCAATCAATGTAAAAAGCAGCCGGAAGAAGAGCCGCAGGGGAACAAAGGGAGCAGGCAATAA
- the holB gene encoding DNA polymerase III subunit delta' translates to MWSDAVFGQDYAVTLLNHAMKQQRLAQSYLFYGPEGVGKRTTALCLALAVNCLTQEGLGCGTCVSCRKLQKGSHPDWFTLQPLEGKSGISIEQIRQLQPLMAHRPYEGRRRVVVIDPIDKLEAPAANALLKLLEEPAADNLLILISHQPESILPTVRSRCQMIRFLPLSEAIIRQILQQKHPGLRIPETAVKMAQGSVGKAAAWLEDDHLALEWERAVQWFFEEPNWSVSMRLAWTAEREKEKWERINWQIFWRSWQDLLRDRLILSGGGSAARLMNPQLQQQLCRMKPLSSAQLGLRIEQISLLLQQLQARVTALAASESLLIDWRSE, encoded by the coding sequence ATGTGGAGTGATGCTGTTTTCGGTCAGGATTATGCGGTAACGCTCTTAAACCATGCGATGAAACAGCAAAGATTGGCTCAGAGTTATCTTTTTTATGGTCCGGAAGGAGTCGGCAAGCGAACAACGGCGCTGTGTTTGGCTCTGGCGGTCAATTGCCTGACTCAGGAGGGTTTGGGCTGCGGAACCTGTGTTTCCTGCCGTAAGCTGCAGAAGGGCAGTCATCCCGACTGGTTTACACTGCAGCCGTTGGAAGGCAAGAGCGGCATCAGTATTGAACAAATTCGTCAGCTGCAGCCATTGATGGCCCACAGACCATATGAGGGTCGCCGCAGAGTGGTTGTAATTGATCCCATTGATAAATTGGAAGCGCCGGCCGCCAATGCGCTGCTTAAGCTGTTGGAGGAGCCGGCGGCTGATAATTTGTTGATTCTAATTTCGCATCAACCGGAAAGCATCCTGCCAACCGTTCGGTCACGCTGTCAGATGATTCGTTTTCTGCCGCTTTCGGAAGCAATCATCCGACAAATCCTACAGCAAAAGCATCCCGGTCTGCGGATACCGGAGACCGCCGTGAAAATGGCGCAGGGCAGCGTTGGCAAGGCGGCGGCCTGGCTTGAGGATGATCATCTTGCCCTGGAATGGGAAAGAGCGGTGCAGTGGTTCTTTGAGGAACCCAATTGGAGTGTATCCATGCGTTTGGCCTGGACAGCCGAGCGGGAAAAAGAAAAGTGGGAGCGGATCAATTGGCAAATCTTCTGGCGGTCATGGCAGGATTTGCTGCGGGACCGCTTGATTTTAAGCGGAGGAGGTTCAGCCGCCCGTTTAATGAATCCGCAGCTGCAGCAGCAGCTCTGCCGGATGAAACCGCTTTCGTCAGCGCAATTAGGCTTACGAATTGAGCAAATCAGTCTTCTGCTGCAGCAACTGCAGGCGCGGGTAACCGCCCTGGCTGCTTCAGAATCACTGTTAATAGATTGGAGAAGTGAATAA
- a CDS encoding cyclic-di-AMP receptor encodes MKMVIAVIQDQDARKAADALVAGGFRSTRLSSTGGFLRAGNTTLLIGVEDKQVEEVCQIIRNECEARTQIVNPITPMASTIESFSTFPVEVVVGGAIIFVIDVERFERA; translated from the coding sequence ATGAAAATGGTGATTGCTGTGATTCAGGATCAGGATGCCCGCAAGGCAGCCGATGCTTTGGTTGCCGGAGGTTTTCGATCCACTCGCCTCTCCAGTACCGGTGGATTCTTAAGAGCCGGAAATACAACGCTGTTAATCGGTGTGGAAGATAAACAAGTGGAAGAAGTCTGCCAAATTATCCGTAACGAATGTGAAGCGCGCACTCAAATTGTCAATCCGATTACACCGATGGCGTCCACGATCGAATCTTTTTCTACTTTCCCGGTGGAAGTCGTGGTTGGCGGTGCGATCATCTTTGTGATCGATGTCGAACGTTTTGAGCGTGCATGA
- a CDS encoding AAA family ATPase, giving the protein MDEKQKIGEELLLLLAVLPERIRQLLLQQVLDDLIEIVMDLGRPPEARFPERFSYLGEDLVSRDDLDYVVGRVGSFGDDNRAGIERTLHRISAIRNRQGIIVGLTLRVGRAMYGTINSIRDVVALGKSILLLGRPGVGKTTMLRETARVLADEMEKRVIVVDTSNEIAGDGDIPHPGIGHARRMQVPQVSRQHAVMIEAVENHMPEVVVIDEISTEQEAAAARTIAERGVQLLATAHGITLQNLIQNPTLSDLIGGIQTVTLSDEEARRRGTQKSVLERKEAPTFELLIELQSRDRLLIHFDVAATVDLLLRGHQPSPEIRVRQGDGQWQTEQLSDLPEKKEDLAVLDHGSNLEKVARFVNVIRLYPYAVNRNLVEKAIRNYRLPIQINRDLEGSDVFLTLKSQLRRLPEKILQAQQNGIPVITVRANTTAQIEIALRELVRSKPQHGEFPHPEGWQDPLEEAEMAIEKVMESQKSVELQPQDAYYRRLQHELAEQYRLRSRSIGEEPDRRVIIYI; this is encoded by the coding sequence ATGGATGAAAAACAGAAGATCGGAGAAGAACTGCTGCTGCTGCTTGCTGTCCTGCCGGAGAGGATTCGACAGCTTTTGCTGCAGCAGGTTCTGGACGATTTGATTGAAATTGTGATGGATTTAGGCAGACCGCCGGAAGCCAGATTTCCGGAACGCTTCTCTTATCTCGGTGAGGATTTGGTTTCCCGGGATGATCTGGATTATGTCGTCGGGCGGGTTGGCAGCTTTGGTGACGACAATCGGGCCGGCATCGAACGTACATTGCATCGTATTTCCGCCATCCGCAACCGACAGGGGATCATCGTTGGCCTGACCTTGCGGGTGGGCCGCGCCATGTACGGCACGATCAATTCGATCCGCGATGTGGTAGCGCTGGGCAAGAGTATTTTATTGCTGGGGCGTCCCGGTGTGGGGAAAACGACGATGCTGCGGGAAACGGCCAGAGTATTGGCGGATGAAATGGAGAAACGGGTGATCGTAGTCGATACTTCCAATGAAATTGCCGGTGACGGTGATATTCCGCATCCGGGGATCGGGCATGCCAGGCGGATGCAGGTACCGCAGGTGTCGCGCCAACACGCCGTGATGATTGAAGCGGTGGAGAACCATATGCCGGAAGTCGTCGTGATTGACGAAATCAGTACCGAGCAGGAAGCTGCCGCCGCCAGAACGATAGCAGAACGCGGCGTGCAGTTACTGGCCACCGCGCATGGTATCACCCTGCAGAATTTGATCCAAAACCCAACGCTTTCCGATTTGATCGGCGGCATTCAGACGGTAACGCTGAGTGATGAGGAAGCCCGCCGGCGCGGCACGCAAAAATCCGTCCTGGAGCGGAAAGAAGCGCCGACTTTTGAGCTGCTGATCGAGCTGCAGAGCCGGGACCGGCTTTTGATTCATTTTGATGTGGCTGCTACGGTGGATTTGCTGCTGCGCGGTCATCAGCCAAGCCCGGAGATCAGAGTCAGACAAGGGGATGGTCAGTGGCAAACAGAGCAGCTGAGCGATCTGCCGGAAAAAAAAGAGGATCTGGCTGTCTTGGATCACGGCAGCAATCTGGAGAAGGTAGCGCGTTTCGTCAATGTCATCCGCCTTTACCCTTACGCCGTCAATCGAAATTTGGTGGAAAAAGCAATCCGAAATTACCGTTTACCGATTCAGATCAATCGTGATTTGGAGGGCAGCGATGTTTTTCTGACGTTGAAGTCACAGTTGCGGCGTCTGCCGGAGAAGATTTTGCAGGCGCAGCAGAACGGTATCCCGGTGATTACAGTCCGGGCGAATACAACGGCTCAAATCGAAATTGCTTTGCGCGAATTGGTGCGCAGCAAACCGCAGCACGGGGAGTTTCCCCATCCAGAGGGCTGGCAGGATCCTCTGGAAGAAGCGGAAATGGCGATTGAAAAAGTCATGGAAAGTCAAAAATCGGTGGAATTACAGCCTCAGGATGCCTATTATCGCCGTTTACAGCATGAATTGGCGGAGCAATATCGCTTGCGTTCGCGTTCGATCGGTGAAGAGCCCGACCGCAGGGTGATAATCTATATTTAG